Proteins encoded together in one Flavobacteriales bacterium window:
- a CDS encoding CusA/CzcA family heavy metal efflux RND transporter, whose translation MLDRIIAFSIQQKLIVGLLVLGLIGYGAYNVTRLPIDAVPDITNNQVQVITVSPSLGAGDIERLITFPIEQATRNVPGIIEQRSFSRFGLSLVTIVFDDATDVYWARQQVTERLTQLTIPEGLGRPELGPVSSGLGEIFQYVVRPKPGYEGRYDATELRTIQDWIVRRQLIGTEGVADVSSFGGKLKQVEIAVDPERLGAMGITIANVFDAVARNNANTGGAYIETGPSMLFIRTEGLLEDMEAIRTIPVKVLPDRTPVLLHDVAEVRLGTATRYGAMVYNNEGEAAGAVVMMLKGANSSEVIKKVKERIAQIEKTLPEGVMIEPFLDRTKMVNNAIHTVRTNLMEGALIVVLILVFFLANLRAGLVVASVIPLAMLFAIILMNLFGVSGNLMSLGALDFGLIVDGAVIIVEAVLHRLHGHGHGLGTGRLDQQRMDEVVRGSASRMMNSAMFGQVIIFIVYLPILSLSGIEGKMFKPMAQTVAFAVLGAAILSLTYVPMMSALFLSKKLDPPATWTDRMMERLGNAYRTWLNKAIGKPMRLIVAAVMLLVLAGGIMASLGGEFIPELEEGDFAIDTRLLTGSSLTNTVETCQKAAGMLKAQYPEVEKVVTKIGSGEIPTDPMPIEAADMMVILKPKKDWTSAKTFDELAEKMGSTLSVLPGVTFGFQYPVQMRFNELMTGARQDVVCKIYGEDLDTLAAYAHKLGELVSSVDGAKDLYVESVGGLPQIIVTHDRAALARFGLDVEAVNDVVRTAFAGSVAGQVFEGERRFDLVVRARSQSRSDLSDVQRLLVPTPMGKPVPLSLLAHVRIEDGPNQVQREDAKRRITVGFNVRGRDVQSIVEELQGKVDARLNLPVGYYTTYGGAFENLVEAKQRLSVVVPLALLLILLLLYFAFGSLKLSLLVFSAVPLSAIGGVFALAGRGMPFSISAGVGFIALFGVAVLNGIVLISEFEHLRKEGLADLAERIRTGTANRLRPVLMTASVASLGFLPMALSNGAGAEVQRPLATVVIGGLITATLLTLFVLPSLYMLAYRKPSMQGPKRPSSLVAAVLLALVLLPTSAFAQDAPRMITLEQAVESAMRKNLSLKSAVLLSEAEEALVGAAWDLPRTNLDFEYGQINTNVNDDRISLSQSLAFPTVYMQRRKMLKHGAAGVRWEQAMRERDVRVQVEQTYHEVLVLGEQLRLLQEADSVFALAVPGEEHRFDLGSSNVLQRATARTQAMLLRARAQQVSAELGQARTRLAQLMNSDGNVTASPLPLKRTVAVMPDESAVLKHPIVRSATEQEAAADARWRMERSNLLPNLTLGVSSMTLYQSPSVPDGSLIYGRDDRFTMVRAGIGVPLFFGAQSARNKAARLDTERATNETESLEQEVRTRLHQAQQRYTAHLARVEAFEQGATQEAELLRRSAEEAYRNGQIDRMEWSLLIGQSITLSMEYLDALRALGRASIELNAFNGF comes from the coding sequence CACCTTCCCCATCGAGCAGGCCACGCGCAACGTGCCCGGCATCATCGAGCAGCGCAGCTTCAGCCGCTTCGGCTTGTCGCTCGTCACCATCGTGTTCGACGACGCCACGGATGTGTACTGGGCCCGTCAGCAGGTCACCGAGCGCCTCACCCAGCTCACCATCCCCGAGGGCTTGGGGCGACCGGAGCTTGGGCCGGTATCGAGCGGACTGGGCGAGATCTTCCAATACGTGGTAAGGCCCAAGCCCGGCTACGAAGGCCGATACGACGCCACCGAACTGCGCACCATCCAGGACTGGATCGTGCGGCGTCAGCTCATCGGCACCGAAGGGGTCGCCGACGTGAGCAGTTTCGGCGGCAAGCTGAAGCAGGTCGAGATCGCCGTGGACCCTGAGCGGCTCGGTGCCATGGGCATCACCATCGCGAATGTGTTCGATGCCGTGGCCCGCAACAACGCCAACACCGGCGGGGCGTACATCGAGACCGGTCCATCCATGCTCTTCATCCGGACGGAGGGCCTGCTGGAGGACATGGAGGCCATCCGCACCATCCCGGTGAAGGTGCTCCCCGATCGCACCCCGGTGCTGCTGCACGATGTGGCCGAAGTACGCCTGGGCACCGCCACCCGCTACGGTGCGATGGTCTACAACAACGAAGGCGAAGCGGCCGGCGCCGTGGTGATGATGCTGAAGGGGGCCAACTCCAGCGAGGTCATCAAGAAGGTGAAGGAGCGTATCGCGCAGATCGAAAAGACACTGCCTGAAGGTGTGATGATCGAGCCCTTCCTGGACCGCACCAAGATGGTGAACAACGCCATCCACACGGTGCGGACGAACCTGATGGAAGGCGCGCTGATCGTGGTGCTCATCCTCGTGTTCTTCCTTGCCAACCTGCGTGCCGGGCTGGTGGTGGCCTCCGTGATCCCGCTGGCCATGCTCTTCGCCATCATCCTGATGAACCTGTTCGGTGTGAGCGGCAACCTGATGAGCCTGGGCGCGCTCGACTTCGGGCTGATCGTGGACGGCGCGGTGATCATCGTCGAGGCCGTGCTGCACCGGCTCCATGGCCACGGGCATGGCTTGGGAACGGGCAGGCTCGATCAGCAGCGGATGGATGAGGTGGTGCGCGGTTCCGCAAGCCGCATGATGAACTCGGCGATGTTCGGTCAGGTGATCATCTTTATCGTGTACCTGCCGATCCTCTCCCTGTCGGGCATCGAAGGCAAGATGTTCAAGCCCATGGCGCAGACCGTGGCCTTCGCCGTGCTGGGTGCCGCGATCCTCTCGCTGACCTACGTGCCGATGATGAGCGCGCTCTTCCTCAGCAAGAAGCTGGACCCGCCCGCCACATGGACCGATCGCATGATGGAGCGCCTCGGGAACGCCTACCGCACCTGGCTCAACAAGGCCATCGGGAAGCCCATGCGGCTAATAGTGGCTGCGGTGATGCTGCTCGTGTTAGCTGGGGGCATCATGGCCTCCTTGGGTGGTGAGTTCATCCCCGAGCTGGAGGAGGGCGACTTCGCGATCGACACGCGCCTGCTCACCGGCAGCTCGCTCACCAACACCGTGGAGACCTGCCAGAAGGCGGCGGGCATGCTTAAGGCACAGTATCCCGAAGTGGAGAAGGTGGTGACCAAGATCGGCAGCGGCGAGATCCCCACCGATCCCATGCCCATCGAAGCGGCGGACATGATGGTGATCCTGAAACCCAAAAAGGACTGGACCAGCGCGAAGACCTTCGATGAACTGGCCGAGAAGATGGGAAGCACCCTGAGCGTGTTGCCCGGTGTCACCTTCGGATTCCAATACCCTGTGCAGATGCGCTTCAATGAACTGATGACCGGCGCACGCCAGGACGTGGTGTGCAAGATCTACGGCGAGGACCTTGATACGCTCGCGGCGTATGCCCACAAGCTGGGTGAACTGGTGAGCAGCGTGGACGGCGCCAAGGACCTCTACGTGGAAAGCGTGGGCGGGCTGCCACAGATCATCGTGACCCACGACCGTGCCGCGCTGGCCCGTTTCGGGCTCGATGTGGAAGCGGTGAACGATGTGGTGCGTACGGCCTTCGCGGGAAGCGTGGCCGGACAAGTGTTCGAAGGCGAACGCCGTTTCGACCTGGTGGTGCGCGCGCGTTCGCAGAGCCGGTCGGACCTGAGCGATGTGCAACGCCTGCTGGTTCCCACGCCCATGGGCAAGCCCGTGCCGCTCTCCCTGCTCGCCCATGTGCGGATCGAGGACGGACCCAACCAGGTGCAACGCGAGGATGCCAAGCGCCGGATCACCGTCGGCTTCAACGTGCGCGGGCGCGATGTGCAATCGATCGTGGAAGAGCTGCAGGGCAAGGTGGATGCCCGGTTGAACTTGCCTGTAGGCTATTACACCACCTACGGCGGAGCCTTCGAGAACCTGGTGGAGGCCAAGCAACGGCTGAGCGTGGTGGTACCGCTGGCGCTGCTGCTGATTCTGCTGCTGTTGTACTTCGCCTTCGGCTCCTTGAAGTTGAGCCTGCTGGTGTTCAGCGCCGTACCGCTATCCGCGATCGGTGGCGTGTTCGCCTTGGCCGGACGTGGCATGCCGTTCAGCATCTCAGCGGGCGTGGGCTTCATCGCGCTCTTTGGGGTGGCGGTGCTCAACGGCATCGTGCTCATCAGCGAGTTCGAGCACCTGCGGAAGGAGGGCCTCGCCGACCTGGCCGAACGCATCCGCACCGGCACCGCCAACCGCCTGCGCCCCGTGCTGATGACCGCGAGCGTGGCCTCGCTCGGCTTCCTGCCCATGGCCCTGAGCAACGGCGCCGGTGCGGAAGTGCAACGCCCGCTGGCCACCGTGGTCATCGGCGGCCTCATCACCGCCACCCTGCTCACGCTTTTCGTGCTGCCCTCCTTGTACATGCTCGCGTACCGCAAGCCGAGCATGCAAGGACCGAAGCGACCTTCCTCTTTGGTAGCCGCAGTGCTGCTGGCACTGGTGCTCCTTCCCACGTCTGCCTTCGCACAAGATGCACCGCGCATGATCACCCTGGAGCAAGCGGTGGAAAGCGCCATGCGCAAGAACCTCAGTTTGAAGAGCGCGGTGCTGCTCAGTGAAGCCGAGGAAGCACTCGTCGGCGCCGCTTGGGACCTGCCCCGCACCAACCTCGACTTCGAGTATGGCCAGATCAACACCAACGTGAACGACGATCGCATCAGCCTTTCGCAGAGCCTCGCCTTCCCCACGGTATACATGCAACGGCGGAAGATGCTGAAGCACGGTGCAGCCGGTGTCCGCTGGGAACAAGCGATGCGCGAACGAGATGTGCGTGTGCAGGTGGAGCAGACCTACCACGAAGTGCTGGTGCTTGGTGAGCAGTTGCGCTTGTTGCAGGAGGCAGACAGCGTATTCGCCCTTGCCGTTCCCGGAGAAGAACATCGCTTCGACCTAGGCTCCAGCAATGTGCTGCAACGTGCCACCGCGCGGACGCAAGCCATGCTGTTGCGTGCCCGCGCGCAGCAGGTCAGCGCTGAATTGGGGCAGGCGCGCACCCGCCTTGCGCAATTGATGAACAGCGATGGCAATGTGACCGCTTCGCCCCTTCCGCTGAAACGGACCGTTGCCGTGATGCCCGATGAGAGTGCGGTACTGAAGCATCCCATCGTGCGGTCGGCCACGGAACAGGAAGCGGCTGCAGATGCCCGCTGGCGCATGGAACGATCCAACCTGCTGCCCAACCTTACGCTCGGGGTATCATCCATGACGCTGTACCAATCGCCCTCCGTGCCCGATGGATCGTTGATCTACGGCCGCGACGACCGCTTCACCATGGTACGCGCCGGCATCGGGGTGCCCTTGTTCTTCGGTGCACAGTCCGCGCGCAACAAGGCCGCACGACTGGATACAGAACGTGCGACCAACGAGACAGAGTCTCTGGAACAGGAGGTCCGCACACGACTGCATCAGGCGCAACAACGCTATACCGCCCATCTCGCACGTGTGGAGGCTTTTGAGCAAGGAGCCACGCAGGAAGCCGAACTGTTGAGGCGCTCAGCGGAGGAAGCGTACCGCAACGGCCAGATCGATCGCATGGAATGGAGTCTTCTGATCGGCCAGTCCATCACCCTTTCCATGGAGTACCTCGATGCGCTCCGGGCACTCGGCCGCGCCAGCATCGAGCTCAACGCCTTCAACGGATTCTAA
- a CDS encoding pyruvate dehydrogenase complex dihydrolipoamide acetyltransferase, whose product MAEIIRMPKLSDTMTEGGLSKWHKKVGDKLKTGDLLAEIETDKATMDFESPVDGVLLHIGVPAGKSAAVDSILAVFGKEGEDITALLASAAAEAPKAAVVADSKEVKEVREEKKVMEVKARDSAPPSPSMPPSPPAQAFSNGRIKASPLAKHLAEEKGIDISRVRGSGPDGRVTKSDIENHRGGGAAFSAPQVEAFTEVEVSQMRKTIARRLAESKFTAPHFYLTLEIDMERAMAVREAINKSIAPDKISFNDLVIKGVAVALKQHPKVNSSWLGDRIRFNQHVHIGVAVAVEEGLLVPVVRFADGKPLRTIGAEVRDYAKKAKEKKLQPADWEGNTFTISNLGMFGIEEFTAIINPPDACILAVGGIMEKPVVKNGRIVPGHTMKVTLSCDHRVVDGATGAAFLNTFKGLLEEPALLLGAGAI is encoded by the coding sequence ATGGCCGAGATCATCCGCATGCCGAAGCTGAGCGATACCATGACCGAAGGCGGTCTCAGCAAGTGGCACAAGAAAGTGGGCGACAAGCTGAAGACCGGCGACCTGCTCGCCGAGATCGAGACCGACAAGGCCACCATGGACTTCGAGAGCCCGGTGGATGGCGTTCTGCTGCACATCGGCGTGCCTGCTGGCAAGAGCGCCGCGGTCGATAGCATCCTTGCGGTCTTCGGCAAGGAAGGGGAGGACATCACGGCTCTGCTGGCGAGTGCGGCTGCGGAGGCTCCGAAAGCGGCCGTGGTTGCTGACTCGAAGGAGGTGAAGGAAGTGAGGGAAGAGAAGAAGGTGATGGAGGTGAAGGCGCGCGATTCCGCTCCTCCATCACCTTCCATGCCTCCTTCACCTCCAGCACAAGCATTCTCCAACGGCCGCATCAAAGCCAGTCCGCTCGCCAAGCACTTGGCTGAGGAGAAGGGCATCGACATCAGCCGCGTGCGCGGCAGCGGCCCCGATGGACGCGTGACCAAGAGCGACATCGAGAACCATCGCGGCGGTGGCGCAGCGTTCAGCGCGCCGCAGGTGGAGGCCTTCACCGAGGTGGAGGTGAGCCAGATGCGCAAGACCATCGCGCGCCGCCTGGCCGAGAGCAAATTCACGGCGCCGCACTTCTACCTCACGCTCGAGATCGACATGGAGCGCGCCATGGCCGTTCGAGAGGCCATCAACAAGAGCATCGCGCCCGATAAGATCTCCTTCAACGACCTGGTGATCAAGGGCGTCGCTGTTGCCTTGAAGCAGCACCCGAAGGTGAACAGCTCGTGGCTCGGTGACCGCATCCGCTTCAACCAGCATGTGCATATCGGCGTGGCCGTCGCGGTGGAAGAGGGCTTGCTCGTGCCCGTGGTGCGCTTCGCGGATGGCAAGCCGCTGCGCACCATCGGCGCTGAGGTGCGCGACTATGCGAAGAAGGCCAAGGAGAAGAAGCTGCAGCCTGCCGATTGGGAGGGCAACACCTTCACCATCTCGAACCTTGGCATGTTCGGCATCGAGGAATTCACCGCCATCATCAACCCGCCCGATGCGTGCATCCTGGCCGTGGGCGGCATCATGGAGAAGCCTGTGGTGAAGAATGGCCGGATCGTGCCGGGCCACACCATGAAGGTGACCCTGAGCTGCGACCACCGCGTGGTGGATGGCGCCACCGGTGCGGCCTTCCTCAACACCTTCAAAGGGTTGCTGGAAGAACCGGCGCTGCTGTTGGGGGCTGGGGCGATCTGA
- a CDS encoding ABC transporter ATP-binding protein, with amino-acid sequence MSLLKTRNLSKIYRTDTVETTALNEVSIDIGQGEFVAIMGPSGCGKSTLLNIIGLLDSPTSGQYFVNGEDVSGYNERRRAEVRKSTIGFVFQSFNLIDELTVAENIELPLIYTSMPKGERKQRVQEAMERMSIIARAKHFPQQLSGGQQQRVAIARAVVNSPKLILADEPTGNLDSAMGEEVMGLLTELNKAGTTVIIVTHSMRDAGYAQRTIKLLDGKVVEGNVPVQTLL; translated from the coding sequence ATGAGCCTCCTGAAGACCCGGAACCTCTCGAAGATCTACCGCACCGACACGGTGGAGACCACCGCGCTGAACGAGGTGAGCATCGATATCGGCCAAGGCGAGTTCGTGGCCATCATGGGCCCCAGCGGCTGCGGCAAGTCCACGCTGCTCAACATCATCGGCCTGCTCGACTCGCCCACCAGCGGACAGTACTTCGTGAACGGCGAGGACGTGAGCGGCTACAACGAGCGCAGGCGCGCGGAGGTCCGAAAGAGCACCATCGGCTTCGTGTTCCAGAGCTTCAACCTGATCGATGAATTGACGGTCGCCGAGAACATCGAGCTGCCTTTGATCTACACGAGCATGCCGAAGGGCGAGCGCAAGCAGCGTGTGCAGGAAGCCATGGAACGCATGAGCATCATTGCGCGCGCCAAGCATTTCCCGCAGCAGCTGAGCGGCGGGCAGCAGCAGCGCGTAGCCATCGCGCGTGCGGTGGTGAACAGCCCCAAGCTGATCCTCGCGGATGAGCCCACTGGCAATCTGGACAGCGCCATGGGCGAGGAGGTGATGGGCCTGCTCACCGAGTTGAACAAGGCAGGAACCACGGTCATCATCGTCACGCACAGCATGCGCGATGCGGGCTACGCGCAGCGCACGATCAAATTGCTCGATGGCAAGGTGGTGGAGGGCAATGTGCCGGTGCAGACGCTGCTCTGA
- a CDS encoding efflux RND transporter periplasmic adaptor subunit — MRQHIPISSGRIILSGVEVGSTLRLPLIGAIAILMAFASCSTTEAPAETPASPASGTTVTLTPEQLKNAGIVTGKAERRSLGVLIPVQGVVDVPPQNLVSISAPLGGYLRSTDLLPGMEVQKGQTLAVMQDPRFIQLQQDYLIAEGRVAMLAQDFERQKALNATKTSSDKVLQEVTAELNTQKVTLRSLGEQLRLIGVDPTALTSESISRSVALRSPIHGWVSKVNVNVGRYVQPTDVLFELVDPKDIHLALTVFEKDLPSVRTGQEVHARPTAHPNDEYEAEVILVGRSLDADRSAIVHCHFTKAPKDLVPGMAMSATLESRTDTVWCVPEAAVVRSGSGQAVFTANADGSYTMVPVTTGANEYGYFELVGSSAELRERPVVVQGAYSLLSTLKNSGEE, encoded by the coding sequence ATGCGTCAACACATTCCAATTTCAAGCGGTCGGATCATCCTGAGCGGAGTCGAAGTGGGCTCAACCCTAAGGCTGCCCTTGATCGGTGCCATCGCCATCCTGATGGCCTTTGCGTCCTGCTCAACGACCGAGGCACCTGCCGAAACCCCTGCTTCACCAGCTTCTGGAACCACGGTGACCCTGACTCCCGAGCAACTGAAGAACGCCGGCATCGTGACCGGCAAGGCCGAACGCCGCTCGCTGGGCGTGCTGATTCCCGTGCAGGGCGTGGTGGACGTTCCGCCCCAGAACCTCGTGAGCATTAGTGCTCCGCTCGGCGGTTACCTGCGTTCCACGGACCTGCTGCCCGGCATGGAGGTCCAGAAGGGGCAGACGCTCGCGGTGATGCAGGACCCGCGCTTCATCCAATTGCAGCAGGACTACCTGATCGCTGAAGGAAGGGTGGCCATGCTCGCACAGGACTTCGAGCGCCAGAAGGCCTTGAACGCCACGAAGACCAGCAGTGACAAGGTGTTGCAGGAGGTCACCGCCGAGCTCAACACACAGAAGGTCACCCTTCGTTCACTGGGCGAACAGCTGCGGCTGATCGGTGTGGACCCGACAGCGCTGACCTCGGAGAGCATCTCGCGCAGCGTGGCCCTGCGTTCGCCCATCCACGGCTGGGTATCGAAGGTGAATGTGAACGTCGGGCGCTACGTGCAGCCAACGGACGTGCTCTTCGAGCTGGTCGATCCCAAGGACATCCACTTGGCGTTGACGGTCTTCGAGAAAGACCTTCCCAGTGTCAGGACTGGTCAGGAAGTGCATGCTCGTCCCACCGCCCACCCCAACGACGAGTACGAGGCAGAGGTGATCCTGGTGGGCCGCAGCCTCGATGCCGATCGCAGTGCCATCGTCCACTGCCATTTCACCAAGGCACCGAAGGACCTCGTGCCGGGCATGGCCATGAGCGCCACCCTCGAAAGCCGAACCGATACCGTGTGGTGCGTGCCCGAAGCGGCCGTGGTGCGCAGCGGCAGTGGCCAGGCCGTGTTCACAGCGAACGCGGACGGCAGCTACACGATGGTGCCTGTGACCACCGGAGCCAACGAGTATGGCTACTTCGAGCTGGTGGGATCCTCCGCCGAGCTGCGCGAACGGCCAGTGGTCGTGCAGGGGGCGTACAGCCTCCTATCCACGCTCAAGAACAGCGGGGAGGAGTGA
- a CDS encoding efflux RND transporter periplasmic adaptor subunit, translating into MDRAIDTRPARRRRMLYAAGIGLLVLFAVVALASGLGRSRVRVEAAKVTIGTVSQGLFKEFIPVTGTVQPIQTVFLDALEGGTVKHRFVEDGSMVESGQPIIELSNPQLHMDAINREAQLLDQQNNLRNTRLAMDQQTTRLRDELLNLEKDLKRLERDQRVDDRLVKDSLLARNAYLSNLENLQYIREKRKLVAANVRSDSLFRLSQVGSITSNLELIQQNLRFLRDNLQNLVIKAPIDGQLSGLSAELGQTKQRGERIAQIDVLESFKVRARIPEHYVSRVGIGLHGTFTHAGREHDIEIFKVYPEVSSGEFDVDLRFVGDKPDVRRGQTFQVRLQLSEDMQAVMLPRGPFFQDTGGQWVYVVDAEGTATKRGVKLGRQNPEMYEVLEGLAPGDRVVTSRYSAFNDADELLIQ; encoded by the coding sequence ATGGATCGCGCCATTGATACCCGGCCCGCCAGACGGCGCCGCATGCTCTACGCTGCCGGCATCGGACTGTTGGTGCTGTTCGCGGTGGTGGCGCTGGCCAGCGGGCTGGGACGATCGCGCGTGCGGGTGGAGGCGGCCAAGGTCACGATCGGGACCGTGAGCCAGGGCCTCTTCAAGGAGTTCATTCCGGTCACTGGCACGGTGCAGCCGATCCAGACCGTCTTCCTCGATGCGCTCGAAGGCGGCACGGTGAAGCACCGCTTCGTGGAGGACGGCAGCATGGTGGAGTCCGGCCAGCCCATCATCGAGCTGAGCAATCCGCAGCTGCACATGGATGCCATCAACCGCGAGGCGCAGCTGCTCGATCAGCAGAACAACCTGCGCAACACGCGGCTGGCCATGGATCAGCAGACCACGCGGCTGCGCGATGAGCTGCTCAACCTCGAGAAGGACCTGAAGCGCTTGGAGCGCGACCAGCGCGTGGATGACCGCTTGGTGAAGGACTCGCTCCTCGCGCGCAACGCCTACCTGAGCAACTTGGAGAACCTGCAGTACATTCGCGAGAAGCGGAAGCTCGTGGCGGCCAATGTGCGCAGCGATTCGCTCTTCCGCCTCAGCCAGGTGGGCTCCATCACCAGCAACCTGGAGCTGATCCAGCAGAACCTGCGCTTCCTGCGCGACAACCTGCAGAACCTGGTGATCAAGGCGCCCATCGATGGCCAGCTAAGCGGATTGAGCGCGGAGCTGGGGCAGACGAAGCAGCGCGGTGAGCGCATCGCGCAGATCGACGTCCTGGAGAGCTTCAAGGTGCGAGCGCGGATCCCTGAGCACTACGTGAGCCGGGTGGGCATCGGGCTGCACGGGACGTTCACGCATGCCGGCCGGGAGCACGACATCGAGATCTTCAAGGTGTACCCTGAGGTGAGCAGCGGTGAGTTCGATGTGGACCTGCGCTTCGTGGGCGATAAGCCTGACGTTCGGCGCGGCCAGACCTTCCAGGTGCGCTTGCAGCTCAGTGAGGATATGCAAGCCGTGATGCTGCCGCGCGGTCCCTTCTTCCAGGACACGGGCGGGCAATGGGTGTACGTGGTGGATGCCGAGGGCACGGCCACCAAGCGCGGAGTGAAGCTCGGCCGCCAGAACCCGGAGATGTACGAAGTGCTCGAAGGGCTCGCACCCGGCGACCGCGTAGTGACCAGCCGGTACAGCGCCTTCAATGACGCGGATGAACTCTTGATCCAGTAA
- a CDS encoding isoprenylcysteine carboxylmethyltransferase family protein, whose protein sequence is MRSIPLVIAQFTCIGALALGGSWVLPWWAWALFASGLLVLAWAVVSLGGHNLTVMPDPRASSALSVQGIYRFVRHPMYSAVLLCGAGLAFGAPSAIRWWSLTICAVVLILKIKHEEALLTQQHPDYPRRMQGVKRLLPFVW, encoded by the coding sequence ATGCGATCGATTCCACTCGTCATCGCCCAGTTCACGTGCATCGGCGCGCTCGCGCTGGGCGGCTCGTGGGTGCTGCCATGGTGGGCATGGGCGCTGTTCGCGAGCGGCCTTCTCGTCCTCGCTTGGGCCGTTGTTTCACTCGGCGGCCATAACCTCACGGTGATGCCCGACCCGCGCGCCTCGAGTGCATTGAGCGTTCAAGGCATCTACCGTTTTGTGCGCCACCCGATGTACTCGGCGGTGCTGCTCTGCGGTGCGGGGTTGGCCTTCGGTGCGCCGAGCGCGATTCGTTGGTGGTCATTGACGATCTGCGCGGTGGTGCTCATCCTGAAGATCAAGCACGAGGAAGCGCTGCTCACCCAACAGCACCCCGATTATCCGCGGCGCATGCAGGGCGTGAAGCGCTTGCTGCCCTTCGTCTGGTAG